The genome window CCGGCATTAACACCTATTTTAGAAACAGAGCCAATCGAGCTAAACATACAAGTGACCAATGAAGCCAACACCCAAGAACTATTGAAAAAAGGTGAAGTTTTCGCTGCCGTCAGTTCACAAAAACGCAGTTTTGCCGGAGTAAAGGTTGAGTACATCGGCACCATAGATTATATCCTCTGTGCGAGCACTGATTATATAAACAAGTATTTCAAAGACGGTTTAACTATTGATAATTTAAATAAAGCACCCTGTATTTATTACGATCAAAAAGATACCATGCACCATGATTATTTGAAAAAATACTTTGCCATGCAACACGCTAACTTTCCTTGTCATCGTATCCGTTCATCTGAGGTGGTGGTGACGATGGCGCTTGCAGGACTTGCCTATGGTTTGATCCCAACTACACAAGTGGATGAACATTTGGCCAGCGGTGCACTTATTGATTTAGCACCTGACAAGCGATTATCTATGCCACTTTATTGGCACAGTTGGGCTTTAGAGCGCGGCGTGCAAAAGCTCATATCGAAAACCATCAGTGATTATGGCCATAGTAATTTTTACCATGATAAACAGCACGCCATATAGCAAGAGTAAAACATTCAATGCGAACAGGTAAACGATTAACTAAAATAAACACTATGATCACCGCCAGCTATCAAGATATATGGGACTGTTGTTGTGATCATGGCTTGTTAGGTATTGAGCTGTTAAAACGCAAAGCGGCAAATACCATTCACTTTGTTGATATATCAAAACCATTGATTGAAAAATTAGATAAGCAACTGCAGCAGTTTTTTAGTGGTGAAGATTATTACAAGCAATGGCAAGTACATGCACTTGATGTCGCTAACATTCCGTTATCAAAAGTTAAGCAAGGCGAGACAGAAAAGGCGGAACAACTCGTTATAATTGCCGGAGTTGGCGGAGATTTATTAATTGAGCTTGTACAAAGCATCATATATTCCAACCCGAAAGCGCTATTGGAATTTATATTATGCCCAGTTCATCACAACTACAAAGTGCGAACCGAGCTGATTAATCTAGACTGCAATTTGATTAATGAATGTATTATCAAAGAAAATAACCGCTTCTATGAAATAATGCACATAACAACAGCTCCCCCAAAAAAATCCACTACGCCAATATCTAATGTTGGTTCGATTATGTGGGATTTTGATAACGATGATCATCAGCAATACCTGCAGCAGTGTTTAAATCATTATTCGCGAATGCTAAAAAGCTCTAACATCAACGCAAAAGCAGTTGTGCAAGCCTACACAGGTTTAAAAGAATGAAAAAAACAAACGATCCTATAAATAAAAACACTGAAAAACAGATGGTTAGGCTACTAACCGAAGTTTGCGAGCAGCATAAATTTATCACCGCGGGTTTTAGCTGGTTAACGCATACTTTAGATGCGAAAAGAAGTGCTAACAGTTTGCAGATTATTTGCGTATTTGACGATCAACAAAGTTTAGATAAGGCGATTGAAAGCAAGCAAATTAACAACTTGCAAGCTGATGTTTTAAGCGTAATGACAACGCTGAAGATTAATATTAATTCGCCTAGCAAGTTAGTAAAGTTTAGTATTGAAGAGAAATACCAAGGTTATCATTAATTCAATAACCTCGAATTTACATAACGTTATCTGACTTTATTGACGAATAATATAATCAAGACCGCCGGTAATAGCCGCTACTTGCGCAACAATACAGTTTTCATCATCAACCTTAGGGCTATCTGGGTACACTTCGGTGGTTGTACAGTATACAGCATCAGTTAAACCGGCACATAAACCAAGCTCCTTACAAGCATAATTAATCACCCCAAATTGCTCTAGAGTTACGCCTATTAATTTTCCGTCGCCATCAGAGGGGGCAATATGAGTCACCTGCTCTACTGATTGAATAATTGCCTTTTGAAAATCGCGTTCAGGTCTTAAGGTATCGCCAACCCCATAAAAGCCATCAGGAATATTCCAATTTTTTTGCTCAACCGCATCACGAGCGGCAAGTGCAGGTCTAAACTCGCTGTTGTCAGTATCGGTAGTTTCATGCAAGTCAAAGTGAGCAAACACTTCCACGCCAAGGCTTTTAATGCATTGCATTAATAATGCAGACTCTTGTGCCGGGCTGTTTGCATAAAACGAGCGGTTGGGATCAATAGCATTAGCATTCCAACGGTTAATGGTTTCATAGCCCCAAGGGCTTATGCAAGGCGCTACCACAATGTTGAATTGTTCTGAATATTGCTGCGCTTTAGTTTCAATAAACCTGATTGCCCCTTGTACACCGCTGGTTTCATAACCATGAACACCACCGGTAACTAAAATAGTTGCTTTGCTAGCATCAAAATTTCGAGATTTAACTAAGTATAAAGGATAAGAGTTTTCGTCATAACAAAGCTCACCATATTGCTCAACATCAAAATCGGCTCTTAAAGCGTCAATTTTACTAACCACTTCTTCTTGATATGAACGCTTAATCGTTTGCAGCGCTAGCCATTGTGCTTTTTCTGTGGCTCCCCACTTTGAACCGGGAGTACCAATTGCATAGGGTTGTTCGTTTGTCATGGTTTCACCTTTATTTTTTCTGGAGTTTCGCTCACTTCACATTCAAAATTTTGTTTAGAGCGCATCGGTTCAATATTAATAATTTTTGAACGGTTCATCGTTATTTTAAAGCGCTGAATATAGCGTTGATTGCGCTTATTGGCTTGCACTAATACTAAATTTAGCTGATACCTGCGTTCAACACCTTGATTAGTTATTTTGCTGCCATCAACTGAATACAAGCGACCTTCACCTTTTTTTAAGTAACGGGTGAAAGGTGTTAAGTTAAAAATGTATTGGTTTTTGATCTCTTCAAAACCGGGCATAAAGTCTTTAGCAATAACTCTTGCATCACACCTAAAGTGTA of Thalassotalea fonticola contains these proteins:
- a CDS encoding LysR family transcriptional regulator ArgP translates to MRPLDYKLIHALDTVITEQSFEKAALALNITQSAISQRIKQLEQLVAKPVLIRSQPLQATTVGQKLLSHFRKVRQLEYDLVGDVMPSDVQGSIPISIAVNADTLATWFIPALTPILETEPIELNIQVTNEANTQELLKKGEVFAAVSSQKRSFAGVKVEYIGTIDYILCASTDYINKYFKDGLTIDNLNKAPCIYYDQKDTMHHDYLKKYFAMQHANFPCHRIRSSEVVVTMALAGLAYGLIPTTQVDEHLASGALIDLAPDKRLSMPLYWHSWALERGVQKLISKTISDYGHSNFYHDKQHAI
- a CDS encoding tRNA (adenine(22)-N(1))-methyltransferase, translating into MRTGKRLTKINTMITASYQDIWDCCCDHGLLGIELLKRKAANTIHFVDISKPLIEKLDKQLQQFFSGEDYYKQWQVHALDVANIPLSKVKQGETEKAEQLVIIAGVGGDLLIELVQSIIYSNPKALLEFILCPVHHNYKVRTELINLDCNLINECIIKENNRFYEIMHITTAPPKKSTTPISNVGSIMWDFDNDDHQQYLQQCLNHYSRMLKSSNINAKAVVQAYTGLKE
- a CDS encoding M14 family metallopeptidase, which produces MTNEQPYAIGTPGSKWGATEKAQWLALQTIKRSYQEEVVSKIDALRADFDVEQYGELCYDENSYPLYLVKSRNFDASKATILVTGGVHGYETSGVQGAIRFIETKAQQYSEQFNIVVAPCISPWGYETINRWNANAIDPNRSFYANSPAQESALLMQCIKSLGVEVFAHFDLHETTDTDNSEFRPALAARDAVEQKNWNIPDGFYGVGDTLRPERDFQKAIIQSVEQVTHIAPSDGDGKLIGVTLEQFGVINYACKELGLCAGLTDAVYCTTTEVYPDSPKVDDENCIVAQVAAITGGLDYIIRQ